The DNA region TGGCCGAGCACCGTGCCAGGATCGTCATCCACACCATCAGGGGCGTCGGCTACCTGATGGCGGAGGAGAAGTAGCGTGTTCCGCTTCAAGTCGCTGACCTCGCGGATCGTGTTCCTGCACATCGTAGCGGTCGCGGTCGCGGCGATCTTCCTGCCGCTTCTGCTGCTGTGGCTGCTGAATTCGGAGATCGACCAGCTGCATCGCGAGGCGATGCGGGACCAGGCCGATGTGCTCGGCGAGAAGCTCGCGACCGGCCCGGACGGCAAGCTGACCCTCAATCTTCCCGAGAGCCTCAAGGACCTCTATTCCGAAGCCTATGGCCGCTATCGCTACGACATCTACGCCGCCGACGGGCGGGTGCTGTTTTCGTCGCATCACGGCAGCCCGGCGAAGCAGGCATCGTCGGATACGATTGCGGGTGCGAGCGTGATGCGCGACATCGACGGCGACAGCCTGCGCATCCACGTCGCCGAGGACCTGTCGCATCGCGACGTCATCACCGACGACATCGTGGCGAATTTCTTCCGGCGCGTCGGCTGGATCACGATCCCGATCCTGCTGATCCTGCTCGCCGCCGACATCCTGATTTTCCGCCGTGCCGTGATTCCGCTGTTGCAGGCCTCGGAGACGGCGCGCAGCATCGGACCGGCGCGAACCGACATTCGGCTGCCGGCGGACGGAATTCCGAGCGAGATCCTGCCGCTGGTGACCGCGGTCAACCAGGCCTTCGATCGCCTCGAGCATGGCTTTCGGGTGCAGCGCCAGTTCACGGCGGATGCCGCGCATCAGTTGCGCACGCCGCTCGCGATCCTGCGGACCCGGATCGAGACGCTGCAGGCTGGCGAGGGCATCACGGAGCTGCACGCCGACATCGAAAGCATGAGCCGGATCGTCAGCCAGCTGCTCGAGATCGCCGAGCTCGACACCCAGATCGTCGATCCCGACGAGACGGCGGATCTGCGCGCGGTGTGTGCCGAGGTGGTGGGCTCGATCGCGCCGTTTGCACTGGCGCAGCAGAAGGACATCGCGCTGCGCGGCACCGACGAGCCGGTGCAGGTCAGGGGCAATGCGGAGATGCTGCAGCGCGCGATCTTCAACCTGGCGGAGAACGCCATCAAATACACCGCCGATGCCACCGCCGTGGACGTCGAGGTGCGCGAGGACGGCTCGGTGCGGGTGCGCGACTGCGGGCCCGGTATTCCGCCCGCCGAGCAGGGCCTGATCTTCCAGCGCTTCTGGCGCGGCGACCGCCGGCGCACCGACGGCGCAGGCCTCGGGCTTTCGATCGTGCGCAGCGTCGTCGACGATCATTCTGCCGCGGTCGAGGTGGAGAATTTACCGGAGGGCGGCGCGCAGTTCACGCTGAGTTTTCGGCTGGCGGAGGCGGGATCGTGAAGCAGCAGCTCCAACCTCACCGTCATTGCGAGCAGCGATTGTTCGCCGGTCGTTCGTCAACAGCAACTGTCGTCCCTGCGAAAGCAGGGACCCATACTCCGCGGCTCGCAATGTGAACGGGACTCGTCGTTCCGGCGTAAAGAAACAATCAATATTTGTGGTTATGGGTCCCTGCTTTCGCAGGGACGACACCGAGTTTGTGGTGCAGGCCAAAGCTCCGTCATTGCGCGGAACGCCCGCTACTGCTTCGGCTGCCCGAAATCGAGCGGTGGCAGGTCGATCTGCGGCACGTCGATCTTGACCTTGTCGAGGTCGACATTGGCCGGCTTGTCGAGCAGGCCGGTCACCACGACCGGGAACGCGATCACCAGGATCACCATGATCGCCTGCAGGCCGATCCAGGGCATTGCGCCCCAGTAGATGTCGGAGCTCTTCACTTCCTTCGGCGCCACGCCGCGCAGATAGAACAGCGCGAAGCCGAACGGCGGATGCAGGAACGAGGTCTGCATGTTGACGCAGAGCATGACGCCGAACCAGATCAGCGCGGCGTCGGGGCCGACCACCGGCGCCAGCACCTTCTGCGCGATCGGCGCGATCATCGGCAGGATGATGAAGGCGATCTCGAAGAAATCGAGGAAGAACGCCAGGAAGAAGATGAACAGGTTGATGAAGATCAGGAAGCCCCAGACGCCGCCGGGCAGCGAGGTCAGCAGGTTCTCCAGCCAGACGCCGCCGGAGACGCCGAGAAACACCACCGAGAAGCAGGTCGAGCCGATCAGGATGAAGGTGACCATGCAGGTGATGCGCATGGTGGTTTCGTAGCCCTGCTTGATCAGGTCGCGCAGGTCCGGAATCTTGACCGCCTCGATGCAGATCCAGGCGACCGCGAGATAGGTGATCGCAAAGGCGAGCTTGAAGATCAAGTTCTCGGTGAAGAGCATCGCGATGATGGTGCCGATGCCGCCGGCAATCACGCCGATGATCAGTATTTTCTTGCCGGTCGCGCTGAAATCCTTGTGGTGGATCGCGGCGAGCACGATGGCGCCGACCGCGCCCATCGCGCCGGCTTCGGTCGGGGTCGCAAGCCCCATCATCATGGTGCCGAGCACGACGAAGATCAGCACCGCCGACGGGATGATGCCGAGCAGGCACTTCTTCCACAGCGCCCAGCCGGTCAGCGTGCGGGCTTCCTTCGGCACCGCGGGCAAATGGCTCGGCTTGATGATGCTGAGCAGGAAGGTGTAGCCGGCGAACAGCAGGATCTGGAATACCGACGGGCCCCAGGCGCCGAGATACATGTCGCCGACCGACTTGCCGAGTTGGTCGGCCAGCACGATCAGGACGAGAGAGGGAGGAACGAGTTGCGTGATGGTGCCGGAGGCGGCGAGCACGCCGGTGACGTAGCGGATGTTGTAGCCGTAGCGGATCATCACCGGCATAGAGATCAGCGCCATCGCGATCACCTGCGCCGCCACCGTGCCGGTGATGGCGCCGAGGATGAAGCCGACGATGATCACGGAATAGCCGAGGCCGCCCCTGATCGGACCGAACAGCTGGCCCATCGAGTCCAGCATGTCCTCGGCGAGCCCGCATCTCTCCAATATCGCGCCCATGAAGGTGAAGAACGGGATCGCGAGCAGCAGCTCGTTGGACAGCACGCTGCCGAAGATGCGGCCCGGGATCGCCTGCAGGAAGTTGAGGTCGAAGAAGCCGAGGTGGATGGCGAGGAAGCCGAACGACAGGCCGACCGCGGCCAGCGTGAACGCCACCGGATAGCCGATCAGCATCGCCATGATCAGGCCGCCGAACATCAGCGGCGGCATCATCTCCAGCGTAATCGTCATTGCGTCGGCCTCTCGTACTTCGCGTCGATCGTCACGTAGCCCTGCAGCGCGGCGATCCGCTTGATCACCTCGGAGACGCCTTGCAACGCGAGCATCACGAAGCCGGACGGGATAACGAACTTGATCGGCCAGCGGATCAGGCCACCGGCATTGCCGCTCATCTCACCGACCGAATAGGACTGGTAGAAGAACGGCCAGGACAGATAGGCGAGCAGCAGGCAGGCCGGGATCAGGAAGAGCAGCGTGCAGATCAGGTCGAGCCAGAGCTGGCCGCGCTCGGACAGCATCAGATAGAGGATCTCGACCCGGACATGCTCGT from Bradyrhizobium genosp. L includes:
- a CDS encoding sensor histidine kinase, which gives rise to MFRFKSLTSRIVFLHIVAVAVAAIFLPLLLLWLLNSEIDQLHREAMRDQADVLGEKLATGPDGKLTLNLPESLKDLYSEAYGRYRYDIYAADGRVLFSSHHGSPAKQASSDTIAGASVMRDIDGDSLRIHVAEDLSHRDVITDDIVANFFRRVGWITIPILLILLAADILIFRRAVIPLLQASETARSIGPARTDIRLPADGIPSEILPLVTAVNQAFDRLEHGFRVQRQFTADAAHQLRTPLAILRTRIETLQAGEGITELHADIESMSRIVSQLLEIAELDTQIVDPDETADLRAVCAEVVGSIAPFALAQQKDIALRGTDEPVQVRGNAEMLQRAIFNLAENAIKYTADATAVDVEVREDGSVRVRDCGPGIPPAEQGLIFQRFWRGDRRRTDGAGLGLSIVRSVVDDHSAAVEVENLPEGGAQFTLSFRLAEAGS
- a CDS encoding TRAP transporter large permease gives rise to the protein MTITLEMMPPLMFGGLIMAMLIGYPVAFTLAAVGLSFGFLAIHLGFFDLNFLQAIPGRIFGSVLSNELLLAIPFFTFMGAILERCGLAEDMLDSMGQLFGPIRGGLGYSVIIVGFILGAITGTVAAQVIAMALISMPVMIRYGYNIRYVTGVLAASGTITQLVPPSLVLIVLADQLGKSVGDMYLGAWGPSVFQILLFAGYTFLLSIIKPSHLPAVPKEARTLTGWALWKKCLLGIIPSAVLIFVVLGTMMMGLATPTEAGAMGAVGAIVLAAIHHKDFSATGKKILIIGVIAGGIGTIIAMLFTENLIFKLAFAITYLAVAWICIEAVKIPDLRDLIKQGYETTMRITCMVTFILIGSTCFSVVFLGVSGGVWLENLLTSLPGGVWGFLIFINLFIFFLAFFLDFFEIAFIILPMIAPIAQKVLAPVVGPDAALIWFGVMLCVNMQTSFLHPPFGFALFYLRGVAPKEVKSSDIYWGAMPWIGLQAIMVILVIAFPVVVTGLLDKPANVDLDKVKIDVPQIDLPPLDFGQPKQ
- a CDS encoding TRAP transporter small permease subunit translates to MRPLLALSQAIDKLNEKIGTICNLLVLLACLVSAGNAMIRYAFSSSSNGWLEAQWYMFAILVMFGSSYTFKRNEHVRVEILYLMLSERGQLWLDLICTLLFLIPACLLLAYLSWPFFYQSYSVGEMSGNAGGLIRWPIKFVIPSGFVMLALQGVSEVIKRIAALQGYVTIDAKYERPTQ